Proteins encoded in a region of the Candidatus Binatus sp. genome:
- a CDS encoding tetratricopeptide repeat protein, translating into MGERKADFLIITALEEETQALLMRLRPVSKLPPEEDDVRVYYSAEIRTTFSDRSKGTYSLIIVPLLGMGRIDAATATTDAIRKWKPRYVLLVGIAGGVLKNGVHLGDLIVADQIVDYELQKLKESGPEIRPKTHNVDPRLFGAARNLGGSRWQRTATRRPSSGAPKRRMGPIASGDKVLADEAEVLRLCELIPKLVAIEMEAAGVATAAFQAASPPGVLVIRAISDLADSRKDSADVRRWRTYACELAASYAVHLLKNGPVPLPKDSDAVPSGASGAIPKADPQRFAVALAHLVNDNNHEIESLMIEALRDIEGVQILRFDRVISPEGPIPEESERVGHDRARELLQESSAHVLIWGTVLSHDDRTAPRLYWTTAVSSMRSRGPYLPANFQLPEVFWEDLVDILRLVVITQSAELFARRGQYIAKDLAPFVVKVRRLVEGSHSRPGWTPERRARVMFIYAMALETLGEQTSQTDYLAESIRYYREVVDQWPRTQVPMDWAAAQNNLGVALGALGTLEADPTHLREAVEIFQKLLEQIALQELPPDLLGSTRSNLGSALLKMGERESGTDKLRQAADSYRAALKDWTRERFPLDWGTVQNNLGYALQVIGNRESDAETLAAAIAAHRLSLKEWTRKRVPMDWAQAQSNLGNALKSLGETVLGTELLEEAASAYRLALEERAFEQDPLGWGETQNNLGTVLTLIANRNGNSDGLNEAIDVLHKSLQVRTRENLAMAFASSKNNLAYALIRLGEYKNAPRYFDKAISALRDALQIWTRETVPFRWSVAKQNLGDALAGLGRRETSAAHLEEAATAYREALTERNRDREPLLWAASQGALALVEQILGERESGTESLERAVLRYRQVLKEYSSRSVPFATNGAQFNLGNALRLLGERKKEVGLILDALENHSSVCRNCLPDTPYWAFRAGNATIDDMNALKAGFDQSLYGTTLAKHEWVSKLLAKHEGHRISLMPFFKCVVSGTSGSTKPDFDSAPRKGDTIKEGSIIWENGGKYSYCLECQEYLVPLTPDPDGPT; encoded by the coding sequence ATGGGCGAGCGGAAAGCGGATTTTCTGATCATCACGGCGCTTGAAGAGGAAACGCAAGCGCTGCTCATGAGGCTGCGGCCGGTCAGCAAGTTGCCGCCCGAAGAAGATGACGTTCGAGTCTACTACTCGGCTGAAATACGCACCACATTTTCCGACCGAAGCAAGGGAACATATAGCCTCATAATAGTTCCGCTACTCGGAATGGGCAGGATCGATGCTGCCACTGCTACCACAGACGCGATCCGGAAATGGAAACCCCGATACGTCCTATTAGTGGGGATAGCGGGCGGGGTTCTCAAGAATGGGGTGCATTTGGGCGACCTTATCGTTGCCGATCAGATCGTCGACTATGAGCTACAGAAACTAAAGGAAAGCGGTCCGGAAATTCGTCCGAAGACTCACAATGTAGATCCGCGACTGTTCGGTGCCGCGAGGAATCTGGGAGGCAGTCGATGGCAAAGGACGGCGACCAGGCGACCGAGTAGTGGCGCGCCGAAGCGTCGTATGGGCCCCATCGCAAGCGGCGACAAAGTGTTAGCAGACGAAGCCGAAGTGCTCAGACTCTGCGAACTCATCCCCAAGCTGGTGGCTATCGAGATGGAAGCGGCCGGCGTTGCAACCGCGGCATTCCAAGCGGCCTCACCACCAGGCGTTCTCGTGATTCGTGCCATTTCCGACCTTGCCGACAGCCGCAAGGACTCAGCTGATGTGCGTCGTTGGCGGACATACGCATGCGAACTGGCCGCTTCGTATGCGGTGCACCTGCTGAAGAACGGGCCAGTACCCCTTCCCAAGGATTCGGACGCGGTGCCGTCGGGCGCGAGCGGGGCGATACCAAAAGCTGACCCGCAGCGTTTTGCCGTTGCGCTCGCGCATCTCGTGAATGACAACAATCACGAGATAGAGAGTCTGATGATTGAAGCGTTGAGAGATATCGAGGGCGTTCAGATCCTTCGGTTCGATCGCGTGATCTCACCTGAAGGGCCGATCCCAGAGGAAAGCGAGCGCGTCGGGCACGACAGGGCGCGAGAACTCCTGCAAGAATCGTCAGCACATGTACTCATTTGGGGTACCGTTCTCTCGCACGACGATCGTACCGCACCGCGACTCTATTGGACTACAGCTGTATCCAGCATGCGGTCACGAGGACCATACCTTCCAGCGAATTTTCAGCTACCCGAAGTCTTCTGGGAAGATTTGGTTGATATCCTTAGATTAGTGGTAATTACTCAAAGTGCCGAGCTTTTCGCTCGCCGCGGACAGTACATTGCAAAAGACCTCGCACCGTTCGTGGTCAAGGTCCGAAGGCTCGTTGAGGGTAGTCATAGCCGCCCAGGATGGACCCCCGAACGACGCGCCCGAGTTATGTTCATTTATGCGATGGCGCTTGAAACGCTGGGCGAACAGACCAGTCAAACTGATTATCTTGCCGAATCCATTCGGTACTACCGTGAAGTTGTCGACCAATGGCCGCGCACGCAAGTTCCGATGGACTGGGCGGCCGCGCAAAACAATCTAGGTGTAGCGTTGGGCGCGCTCGGAACCCTTGAAGCCGATCCCACTCACCTTAGAGAAGCCGTCGAGATCTTTCAGAAGTTATTGGAGCAAATCGCTTTGCAAGAACTTCCTCCGGACCTCTTGGGATCGACGCGGTCTAATTTAGGAAGCGCACTGCTCAAGATGGGCGAACGAGAATCAGGGACGGACAAGCTCAGACAAGCGGCGGACTCGTACCGCGCAGCGTTGAAGGACTGGACGAGAGAACGATTCCCTTTGGACTGGGGAACGGTACAGAACAACTTGGGCTACGCACTACAGGTTATCGGAAATCGAGAATCTGATGCTGAAACTCTGGCGGCTGCTATAGCTGCACATCGCCTTTCTTTGAAGGAATGGACCCGAAAGCGAGTACCTATGGATTGGGCTCAGGCGCAGAGCAATCTTGGAAATGCGTTGAAGAGTCTTGGGGAAACAGTGTTGGGGACCGAGCTTCTGGAGGAAGCCGCAAGCGCCTACCGGCTTGCACTCGAAGAACGAGCTTTCGAGCAAGATCCTCTCGGTTGGGGAGAGACCCAGAATAACTTGGGGACAGTATTGACGCTTATTGCCAATCGAAACGGTAATTCCGACGGTCTGAACGAAGCCATCGATGTTTTACACAAGTCACTTCAAGTGCGAACGCGCGAAAATTTGGCTATGGCCTTTGCGTCCTCGAAGAACAATCTGGCGTATGCACTCATTAGGCTCGGTGAGTACAAGAACGCCCCGCGTTATTTCGACAAAGCTATAAGTGCCTTACGAGACGCATTACAAATTTGGACCCGGGAGACTGTGCCTTTCCGGTGGTCAGTTGCAAAGCAAAACCTGGGAGACGCTCTCGCCGGTCTCGGTAGGCGAGAAACGAGCGCGGCACACTTGGAGGAAGCGGCAACGGCCTATCGCGAAGCTCTCACCGAACGGAATCGTGACCGCGAACCGCTTCTCTGGGCTGCGAGTCAGGGAGCTCTCGCACTCGTGGAGCAAATCTTGGGCGAGCGGGAATCTGGGACGGAGTCTCTCGAGAGAGCAGTGCTCCGCTACAGGCAGGTATTGAAGGAATACAGCTCGCGTTCAGTCCCGTTTGCCACGAACGGAGCGCAGTTCAATCTCGGTAACGCACTGCGACTACTTGGCGAGCGGAAGAAAGAAGTTGGTTTGATCCTTGATGCTTTGGAGAATCACTCTAGCGTATGTCGGAACTGCCTGCCGGACACTCCTTACTGGGCGTTCAGAGCGGGAAATGCCACCATCGACGATATGAACGCTCTCAAAGCGGGCTTCGACCAATCACTATATGGGACAACTCTTGCGAAGCATGAGTGGGTTTCAAAGCTTTTGGCCAAGCACGAGGGGCACCGAATTTCGCTGATGCCCTTCTTTAAGTGCGTCGTTTCCGGAACGAGCGGGAGTACGAAGCCTGATTTCGACTCGGCTCCTCGAAAAGGCGACACGATCAAGGAGGGGAGCATCATCTGGGAAAATGGCGGCAAGTATTCCTACTGTTTGGAATGTCAGGAGTATCTCGTCCCTTTGACTCCCGATCCGGACGGCCCCACCTGA
- a CDS encoding PfkB family carbohydrate kinase, with product MADHKLDVVGCGSMVVDLFYRTPRIIRADEKILLHAHSASAAIERTQVGGLVLNHLGWARVLGLRTGIFGKLGDDRHGVFLRDGMEHLGIRHHLTFDGSASAFATIFVDTAGDRAIYMSRGATGELTPTEVRSRHGAFIRRANLISTEISQLPLRTVLAILLFARTHSIPTILDVDVPPSDAIGSLGTRAELERVLKLATYLKPAKAAARELIAGNGRDPLKLAESIRAKYGSRAVIITEGDKGCSIAADGASVRVPAFKVKQVDSTGAGDAFLAGIFAGIRMNLPWEQTGRLANAAGAICVTRLGAFPSGFEVRDEIVDLYGAALTLPRPRAEADQHESGNEVSTVEVEEFFDIALAELATLRAGINFAAIARAVEIIRTALGRGGRVHVTGVGKPEHVARYAASLLCSVGTPATFLHATETLHGSLGQVHPRDVVIAISNSGNTDELLATATAIREQGAQLIAITGNKESGLTQLADLVIHAPVSQEGGGLGLAPRISVLGEVFVIAGLSVALEVAHGLTVEEYSRWHRAGTIGETARRIANARSSLPRP from the coding sequence ATGGCTGACCACAAACTCGACGTCGTCGGATGCGGCAGCATGGTCGTGGACCTGTTCTATCGCACCCCCCGCATCATCCGCGCCGACGAAAAAATCCTGCTGCACGCGCACAGCGCGAGCGCCGCGATCGAGCGCACCCAGGTCGGCGGCCTGGTGCTGAATCATCTCGGCTGGGCGCGCGTGCTCGGCCTGCGGACCGGCATCTTCGGCAAGCTCGGCGACGATCGCCACGGCGTGTTTCTACGCGACGGGATGGAGCATCTCGGCATCCGCCATCATCTTACTTTCGACGGCAGCGCGAGCGCGTTCGCGACGATCTTCGTCGATACCGCTGGCGATCGCGCAATCTATATGTCGCGCGGCGCTACCGGCGAACTCACGCCGACCGAAGTCCGTAGCCGCCACGGTGCATTCATTCGCCGCGCCAATTTGATCTCGACCGAAATTTCGCAGTTACCTCTCCGCACCGTGCTCGCGATTCTGCTGTTTGCGCGCACTCATTCGATTCCGACGATTCTCGACGTCGATGTACCCCCGTCCGACGCGATCGGATCGCTCGGTACGCGCGCGGAACTCGAACGCGTGCTGAAGCTCGCGACTTACCTCAAGCCCGCCAAAGCGGCGGCGCGCGAACTGATCGCCGGCAACGGCCGCGATCCGCTGAAACTCGCCGAATCGATTCGCGCGAAATACGGCAGTCGCGCCGTGATAATCACCGAAGGCGACAAAGGATGCTCGATCGCCGCCGACGGCGCCAGCGTGCGCGTGCCCGCCTTCAAGGTGAAGCAAGTCGATTCGACCGGCGCCGGCGACGCGTTCCTCGCGGGCATCTTCGCCGGCATCCGGATGAATCTGCCGTGGGAGCAAACGGGCCGGTTGGCAAATGCCGCCGGCGCAATTTGCGTCACTCGTCTCGGCGCTTTTCCCTCGGGCTTCGAAGTCCGCGACGAAATTGTCGATCTGTATGGCGCAGCGCTCACGCTGCCACGCCCGCGCGCAGAAGCCGATCAGCACGAATCGGGCAACGAGGTTTCGACCGTCGAGGTTGAAGAATTTTTCGACATCGCTCTCGCCGAACTCGCAACATTGCGCGCCGGGATCAACTTCGCCGCGATCGCGCGCGCCGTCGAGATCATCCGCACCGCGCTCGGCCGCGGCGGACGCGTGCACGTGACCGGCGTCGGCAAGCCGGAGCACGTCGCGCGCTATGCCGCGAGCCTCCTTTGTTCGGTCGGCACGCCCGCCACTTTTTTGCATGCGACGGAAACGCTGCACGGCAGCCTCGGCCAGGTGCATCCGCGCGACGTCGTCATCGCGATCTCCAACAGCGGCAACACCGACGAACTGCTTGCGACCGCGACCGCCATCCGCGAACAAGGCGCGCAACTGATCGCGATCACCGGCAACAAGGAATCGGGCCTCACGCAACTCGCCGACCTCGTAATCCACGCGCCCGTCAGCCAGGAGGGCGGCGGACTCGGCCTCGCGCCGCGCATCAGCGTGCTCGGCGAAGTGTTCGTAATCGCGGGACTGTCAGTCGCGCTTGAAGTCGCACACGGCTTGACCGTCGAGGAATACAGCCGATGGCATCGCGCCGGCACGATCGGCGAGACCGCCCGCCGCATCGCCAACGCCCGCTCCTCCCTCCCCCGCCCCTGA
- a CDS encoding dihydrodipicolinate synthase family protein, whose product MQTLDQYIPRPGLSVPIVTILDARGRVLESEQRAVVRFAIQNGNGADIIFAPGTNGEWDRIDNAQRQAVARIATDECRRASVSAAKKIEAWAGITAHTRAETLDNLIHAIDSGADAAVVAPLSIADVEHPAPFVERDIGAVFERAGRAIPLFLYDNADIAAPGKPTHLHTRDVKLMSRLPYVRGIKVTASKSVIGNYTRAASHFKASHEFAIYAGNAHLIFDLFAPPEGIADSMRHYWNRYLTQRTRPYGVVAGPANAMPREWQRAWQVCRSADSELMHLYAQVIGDFRSACTFKRGGKPYRPTIACLKLALKQLGVITSDVLGDGTPSLNDEERHEFMIRFSKLRDNSAAVLERGWVSEPDARAVRTPALKMAHRNG is encoded by the coding sequence GTGCAAACACTCGACCAATACATCCCCCGGCCGGGATTGTCGGTGCCGATCGTCACGATTCTCGACGCCCGCGGCCGCGTGCTCGAGTCCGAGCAGCGCGCCGTCGTCCGCTTCGCGATTCAGAACGGCAACGGCGCCGATATCATTTTTGCTCCCGGTACCAACGGCGAATGGGATCGCATCGATAACGCGCAGCGCCAGGCCGTCGCGAGGATCGCGACCGACGAATGCCGCCGTGCCAGCGTGTCAGCCGCAAAGAAAATCGAGGCATGGGCCGGCATCACCGCGCATACTCGCGCCGAGACGCTCGACAATCTGATCCACGCAATCGATTCCGGCGCCGACGCCGCCGTCGTCGCGCCCCTCTCGATCGCTGACGTCGAGCATCCCGCGCCCTTCGTCGAGCGCGACATCGGCGCGGTTTTCGAGCGCGCCGGCCGCGCCATCCCGCTGTTTCTGTACGACAATGCCGACATCGCGGCGCCCGGCAAACCGACGCATCTGCACACCCGCGACGTCAAATTGATGAGCCGCCTGCCTTATGTGCGCGGCATCAAAGTCACCGCCAGCAAGTCCGTCATCGGCAATTACACGCGCGCCGCTTCGCACTTCAAGGCGAGCCACGAATTCGCGATCTATGCCGGCAATGCGCACCTCATCTTCGATCTCTTCGCGCCCCCCGAAGGCATCGCCGACAGCATGCGCCACTACTGGAATCGCTATCTTACCCAACGCACGCGTCCTTACGGCGTCGTCGCCGGGCCGGCCAATGCGATGCCCCGCGAATGGCAGCGCGCGTGGCAGGTCTGCCGCTCTGCCGACAGCGAACTGATGCATCTCTACGCGCAGGTGATCGGCGATTTCCGCTCCGCCTGCACCTTCAAGCGCGGCGGCAAGCCGTATCGGCCGACGATTGCGTGCCTCAAACTCGCGCTCAAACAACTCGGCGTCATCACCAGCGACGTGCTCGGCGACGGCACTCCTTCGCTCAATGACGAGGAACGCCACGAGTTCATGATTCGATTTAGCAAGCTGCGCGACAACAGCGCCGCGGTGCTCGAGCGCGGATGGGTCAGCGAGCCCGATGCGCGCGCCGTCCGCACGCCCGCGCTCAAAATGGCTCATCGCAATGGCTGA
- a CDS encoding energy transducer TonB: protein MKFARLLSLNACLLAALAVGGCGMTPPPPPAPVAGADRPHLVTDLSTLSTEPVNPLKTELSKQTAVLRSTGDPNAPVTYQAAPGLVRQAGDDQHPGDQRLLNDKAAKYANFAQVLLDRVYAQVALAERTDEISGIRMSTDTRAVILTAVMDKNGKLTEIIVEQHSGKAAIDKMMVAACKKALWYKNPPVGALTGDGNYKLTIEGKLETYASLDQKHWSFITHIGLGVE from the coding sequence ATGAAATTCGCTCGATTACTTTCACTCAATGCCTGCCTGCTTGCGGCGCTCGCCGTCGGCGGATGCGGCATGACTCCTCCGCCGCCGCCGGCCCCGGTCGCCGGCGCCGATCGGCCGCATCTCGTGACCGACCTCTCGACGCTCTCGACCGAGCCGGTGAATCCCCTGAAAACTGAATTGTCGAAGCAGACCGCGGTGCTGCGCAGTACCGGCGACCCGAACGCACCAGTCACTTACCAGGCCGCGCCGGGACTCGTGCGACAGGCCGGCGACGATCAGCATCCCGGCGATCAACGCCTGCTCAACGACAAAGCCGCCAAGTACGCCAACTTCGCGCAGGTGCTGCTCGATCGCGTGTATGCGCAGGTTGCGCTCGCCGAACGCACCGACGAAATCTCCGGCATCAGGATGTCCACCGACACGCGGGCCGTCATCCTCACTGCGGTCATGGATAAAAACGGCAAGCTCACCGAAATAATCGTCGAGCAACATTCGGGCAAAGCCGCGATCGACAAGATGATGGTCGCCGCGTGCAAGAAAGCGCTCTGGTACAAGAATCCGCCGGTCGGCGCGCTCACCGGTGACGGAAACTACAAACTCACGATCGAAGGCAAGCTCGAGACCTACGCGTCGCTCGACCAGAAGCATTGGAGTTTCATCACCCACATTGGGCTTGGCGTCGAATAA
- the rpmE gene encoding 50S ribosomal protein L31 translates to MKAGIHPEYRRCMVTCACGNTFETHSTSKEMHVEVCSKCHPFYTGTQRLVDTAGRVERFNRKYGIKKPAETVVEKPAEN, encoded by the coding sequence ATGAAAGCTGGAATCCATCCCGAATACCGCCGCTGCATGGTGACGTGTGCGTGTGGCAACACTTTCGAAACGCATTCGACGTCCAAAGAGATGCACGTCGAGGTTTGTTCGAAGTGCCATCCGTTTTATACCGGCACGCAGCGGCTGGTCGATACCGCAGGCCGCGTCGAGCGCTTCAACCGCAAATACGGCATCAAGAAGCCGGCCGAAACGGTCGTCGAAAAGCCCGCAGAAAACTAG
- the prfA gene encoding peptide chain release factor 1 — MLDKVSAIEERVTELERRLADPATLGNQREYAKLAKERAQLAEAGQTAREYRRVLEEIGDHKAILEGDDADLRELAKAELPTLQKNLGALEEKFKELLTPRDPNDERNVILEIRAGAGGEEASLFAGDLYRMYTRYAELHGWRIEPLSLSDTGLGGIKEVIALVNGRGAYSRLKYEGGVHRVQRVPQTEGSGRIHTSAVTVAVMPEADDVEVNINETKDLRIDVMRASGPGGQSVNTTDSAVRITHLPTGMVIICRDEKSQHKNKARAMKILRSRLLEQAQNEQHEKIAETRRSMIGTGDRSERIRTYNFPQSRVTDHRVNLTLHQLDNVLDGGIDTIIDALAAYEQAQALSA, encoded by the coding sequence ATGCTGGATAAAGTTAGCGCGATCGAGGAGCGGGTCACCGAGCTGGAGCGCAGACTCGCCGACCCGGCGACGCTCGGCAATCAGCGCGAATACGCGAAGCTCGCGAAGGAGCGCGCGCAACTTGCGGAAGCGGGGCAGACTGCGCGCGAGTATCGTCGCGTGCTCGAGGAAATCGGCGATCACAAAGCGATTCTCGAAGGCGACGATGCGGATTTGCGCGAACTCGCGAAGGCCGAACTGCCCACCCTGCAAAAAAACCTTGGCGCGCTCGAAGAAAAATTCAAGGAACTGCTAACCCCGCGCGATCCGAACGACGAACGCAACGTGATCCTCGAAATTCGCGCCGGCGCCGGCGGCGAAGAAGCATCGCTGTTCGCGGGCGACCTCTATCGGATGTACACGCGCTACGCGGAACTCCACGGCTGGAGAATCGAGCCGCTTAGTTTGAGCGACACCGGCCTTGGAGGAATCAAGGAAGTGATCGCGCTGGTGAATGGACGCGGCGCGTACTCGCGGCTCAAGTATGAAGGCGGGGTGCATCGCGTACAGCGCGTGCCTCAGACCGAGGGCTCGGGACGGATTCATACATCGGCGGTGACGGTCGCGGTGATGCCCGAGGCGGACGACGTCGAAGTCAATATCAACGAGACGAAGGATCTGCGAATCGACGTGATGCGCGCGTCGGGCCCGGGCGGACAGAGCGTCAACACCACCGACTCGGCGGTGCGAATAACGCATCTGCCGACCGGGATGGTGATCATCTGCCGCGACGAGAAATCGCAGCACAAGAACAAGGCGCGCGCGATGAAGATCCTGCGATCGCGGCTGCTCGAGCAGGCGCAGAACGAGCAGCACGAGAAGATCGCGGAGACGCGGCGCTCGATGATAGGCACGGGCGATCGCTCGGAGCGAATTCGCACCTACAATTTTCCGCAGTCGAGGGTGACGGACCATCGCGTCAATCTGACGTTGCATCAACTCGACAACGTGCTGGACGGCGGAATCGATACAATCATCGACGCGCTGGCGGCCTACGAGCAGGCGCAGGCGCTGAGCGCCTAG
- the prmC gene encoding peptide chain release factor N(5)-glutamine methyltransferase has translation MAAERARAVELIETAARRLAECGVESSRLDAQLLMAEAADVTRAEVIAGSRMLSAEQLARFDAMIERRMRREPIAYIVGHKEFYSLDFEVNRSVLIPRPETEILVGAALATIAKMRQARVLDIGTGSGAIAIANAANAPRATVLATDISADALAVATRNVVRHSVGDRVTLRRADCFEVLDGEQELGRFDLIVSNPPYVAEVDLARLEPEVRSYEPDIALSAGRDELNFYRRITAGARAHLTAEGQLIVEVGAGQADEVIRVLAEHAFEVVAVLDDFGGHRRVVHARLFHEE, from the coding sequence GTGGCGGCGGAACGGGCGCGCGCGGTTGAGCTAATCGAAACGGCTGCGCGGCGGCTCGCGGAGTGCGGCGTCGAGAGCAGTCGCCTCGACGCGCAACTCCTGATGGCTGAAGCGGCGGACGTCACGCGCGCCGAGGTTATCGCGGGATCGCGGATGCTGTCGGCGGAGCAATTAGCGCGATTCGACGCGATGATCGAGCGGCGGATGCGTCGCGAGCCGATCGCATACATCGTCGGTCACAAGGAATTCTACTCGCTCGATTTCGAAGTGAATCGGAGCGTGCTGATTCCGCGGCCGGAGACTGAGATTCTGGTCGGTGCGGCGCTCGCTACGATCGCGAAGATGCGCCAAGCGCGCGTGCTCGATATCGGCACCGGTTCCGGCGCGATTGCGATCGCGAACGCGGCGAATGCGCCGCGGGCGACGGTACTGGCGACGGACATTTCAGCGGATGCGCTCGCGGTCGCGACGCGCAACGTGGTTCGGCATAGTGTCGGCGATCGCGTGACGCTGCGCCGCGCCGATTGCTTCGAAGTTCTCGATGGAGAACAGGAGCTTGGACGATTCGATCTGATCGTTTCGAATCCTCCGTACGTTGCAGAAGTGGATCTGGCCCGGCTCGAGCCTGAGGTTCGTTCGTATGAACCAGATATTGCGCTGAGCGCGGGCCGCGACGAACTGAATTTCTATCGCCGAATCACAGCGGGCGCGCGAGCGCATCTTACTGCTGAGGGGCAATTGATCGTGGAAGTCGGCGCGGGACAGGCGGATGAGGTGATAAGAGTTCTGGCGGAGCACGCATTTGAGGTCGTCGCTGTGCTAGACGATTTCGGCGGTCATCGACGCGTCGTGCATGCGCGCTTGTTCCACGAAGAGTAG
- the murA gene encoding UDP-N-acetylglucosamine 1-carboxyvinyltransferase, giving the protein MEKMIIHGGAPLRGIVSLSGSKNAALPIMMASLLTAEPLKLRNVPRLRDVKTAIDLLGKLGVAVRWTGEHEVELHAEKITSHEAPYELVKTMRASFVVLGPLLARTGRARVSTPGGCAIGARPVNLHITGIRALGSKIQFRHGYVEAHAEKLSGARIWLDSPSVGATQNIMMAAVTARGRTLIENAAREPEVQDLARVLVKMGAQISGAGSHVMEIEGVEKLHGAEHEIICDRIEAGSMMVAAAITGGDVEIQNAPVGDLEAVIAKLRETGVRVESNGHGLRVAGPGKLDSIELRTLPYPGFPTDLQAQMMALLTQAGGTSVITETIFENRFMHAQELVRMGADILMKGNTAIVRGPSELCGAPVMATDLRASMGLILAGLAAEHATELSRVYHLDRGYEALDAKLSALGARIERVKDDAP; this is encoded by the coding sequence ATGGAAAAAATGATCATTCATGGCGGCGCGCCACTCCGGGGCATTGTCTCGCTGAGCGGCAGCAAGAATGCGGCGCTGCCGATCATGATGGCGTCGCTGCTGACGGCAGAGCCGCTTAAGCTGCGCAACGTTCCGCGCCTGCGCGACGTCAAGACCGCGATAGATTTGCTCGGCAAGCTTGGCGTCGCGGTCAGGTGGACCGGCGAGCATGAGGTCGAGCTTCACGCGGAAAAAATCACCTCGCACGAAGCGCCGTATGAATTGGTCAAGACGATGCGCGCATCGTTTGTCGTGCTGGGGCCGCTGCTCGCGCGCACCGGCCGAGCGCGCGTTTCGACGCCGGGCGGATGCGCGATCGGCGCGCGGCCGGTCAATTTGCACATCACCGGGATTCGCGCGCTCGGCAGCAAGATTCAGTTTCGGCACGGCTACGTCGAGGCGCACGCGGAAAAGCTTAGCGGCGCGCGCATTTGGCTCGATTCGCCGTCGGTCGGCGCGACGCAGAACATCATGATGGCGGCGGTGACGGCGCGCGGGCGCACACTGATCGAAAACGCGGCGCGCGAGCCCGAGGTGCAGGATCTGGCGCGAGTGCTGGTGAAGATGGGCGCGCAGATTTCCGGCGCGGGCTCGCACGTGATGGAAATTGAGGGCGTCGAAAAACTGCACGGCGCCGAGCACGAAATTATCTGCGATCGGATCGAGGCGGGCTCGATGATGGTCGCAGCCGCGATCACCGGCGGCGACGTCGAGATTCAGAACGCGCCGGTCGGGGACCTCGAGGCGGTCATCGCGAAACTGCGCGAGACGGGCGTGCGGGTCGAATCGAACGGGCACGGCTTGCGCGTCGCGGGGCCCGGCAAACTCGACTCGATCGAATTGCGCACCCTGCCGTATCCAGGATTTCCGACCGACTTGCAGGCGCAAATGATGGCGCTGCTCACGCAGGCGGGCGGCACGTCCGTGATCACCGAAACGATTTTTGAGAATCGCTTCATGCATGCGCAGGAACTTGTGCGGATGGGCGCCGATATTTTGATGAAGGGCAACACTGCGATCGTGCGCGGGCCGAGCGAGCTATGCGGCGCGCCGGTGATGGCGACTGATTTGCGCGCGAGCATGGGACTAATCCTTGCGGGACTGGCGGCTGAGCACGCGACCGAACTGAGCCGCGTCTATCATCTCGATCGCGGCTACGAAGCGCTCGATGCGAAGCTGTCGGCGCTGGGCGCGCGGATCGAACGCGTCAAGGACGACGCGCCATGA